In one window of Acipenser ruthenus chromosome 34, fAciRut3.2 maternal haplotype, whole genome shotgun sequence DNA:
- the LOC131705021 gene encoding vascular cell adhesion protein 1-like, with protein MEPGALLVCVGLLFFNSESVSSAVCDVNIDPSRVVVRFGDPVTVNCSTTREDVLEAGWEASVSPVNEQKSKIAVWNVSSLTVWDAEPKCFINYMNEPRQCVEKLDLVIYKYPENVSLIAPEFMKIGVESTIMCQVLDVAPARYLSVKLYKGDEQLGNRSFTHDSTRFPVNESIPFPVTPTRTDNGVEYTCVAELQLGPGGLKPNPEKRSPPLKIPVVYKPSLLSAAEENVEVCEGGSIVLNCSADGNPAPTYEWKYPKADNVQEITKDGVSTVNITRASSSNDRVYECHAKNTYGVAMKNITLTVKGGIPWVRIILIIIGVVLALAIIAGGIRFSRR; from the exons ATGGAGCCTGGAGCGCTGCTGGTTTGTGTAGGACTTctgttttttaattcagaaa GTGTCTCTTCTGCTGTCTGTGATGTGAATATTGACCCCTCTAGAGTCGTGGTGAGATTTGGAGACCCAGTGACTGTCAACTGCTCCACAACACGTGAAGATGTATTAGAGGCTGGCTGGGAGGCTTCTGTTTCCCCTGTGAATGAACAAAAGAGTAAAATAGCAGTTTGGAATGTCAGCAGCCTCACTGTTTGGGATGCAGAGCCAAAATGCTTTATAAACTACATGAATGAACCCCGTCAGTGTGTAGAAAAACTGGATTTGGTTATTTACA AGTATCCAGAAAATGTCTCCCTCATTGCTCCTGAGTTTATGAAGATTGGTGTAGAATCCACTATAATGTGCCAGGTCCTAGATGTGGCTCCTGCCAGATATCTCAGTGTGAAGCTGTATAAGGGAGATGAACAGCTTGGGAATAGAAGCTTTACTCATGACTCAACACGGTTTCCTGTGAATGAAAGCATCCCCTTTCCAGTAACACCAACCAGAACAGACAATGGAGTGGAGTACACTTGTGTGGCAGAGCTTCAATTGGGACCCGGAGGACTGAAACCAAATCCAGAAAAACGCTCTCCTCCCTTGAAAATCCCAGTAGTTT acaAGCCCAGTCTATTGAGCGCTGCTGAAGAAAATGTTGAAGTTTGTGAAGGGGGCAGTATAGTTTTAAACTGCTCTGCTGATGGGAACCCAGCCCCCACGTATGAGTGGAAATACCCCAAAGCTGATAATGTACAGGAGATAACGAAGGATGGAGTGTCTACTGTAAACATCACAAGAGCCTCGTCTAGCAATGACAGGGTTTATGAATGCCATGCTAAAAACACATATGGGGTCGCAATGAAGAACATCACTCTTACAGTCAAAG GAGGAATCCCTTGGGTTaggattattcttattattattggaGTTGTTCTTGCTCTTGCCATAATAGCAGGAGGAATCAGATTCTCCAGAAGATGA
- the LOC131705022 gene encoding vascular cell adhesion protein 1-like encodes MEPGALLVCVGLLFFNSKRVSSAVCDVNIDPSRVVVRFGDPLTVNCSTTREDVLGAGWESSVSPVNEPDSKIAVWNVSSLTVWDAEPKCFINYNNEPRQCVKKLDLVIYKYPESVSLIAPDFMKIGVESTIMCQVLDVAPARYVSVKLYKGDEQLGSRSFTHDSTRFPVNESIPFPVTPTRTGNGAEYTCVAELQLGPEGPKPNPEKRSPPLKIPVVYKPSLLSAAEENVEVHEGGSIVLKCSADGNPAPTYEWKYPKADNVQEITKDGVSTVNITRASSSNARVYECHAKNTYGVAMKNITLNVSSDSAQWGRSHWTGIIGVVIVATSVIVFI; translated from the exons ATGGAGCCTGGAGCGCTACTGGTTTGTGTAGGACTTCTGTTTTTTAATTCAAAAC GTGTCTCTTCTGCTGTCTGTGATGTGAATATTGACCCCTCTAGAGTCGTGGTGAGATTTGGAGACCCATTGACTGTCAACTGCTCCACAACACGTGAAGATGTATTGGGGGCTGGCTGGGAGTCTTCTGTTTCCCCTGTGAATGAACCAGATAGTAAAATAGCAGTTTGGAATGTCAGCAGCCTCACTGTTTGGGATGCAGAGCCAAAATGCTTTATAAACTACAACAATGAACCCCGTCAGTGTGTAAAAAAACTGGATTTGGTTATTTACA AGTATCCAGAAAGCGTCTCCCTCATTGCTCCTGACTTTATGAAGATTGGTGTAGAATCCACTATAATGTGCCAGGTCCTAGATGTGGCTCCTGCCAGATATGTCAGTGTGAAGCTGTATAAGGGAGATGAACAGCTTGGGAGTAGAAGCTTTACTCATGACTCAACACGGTTTCCTGTGAATGAAAGCATCCCCTTCCCAGTAACACCAACCAGAACAGGCAATGGAGCGGAGTACACTTGTGTGGCAGAGCTTCAATTGGGACCCGAAGGACCGAAACCAAATCCAGAAAAACGCTCTCCTCCCTTGAAAATCCCAGTAGTTT acaAGCCCAGTCTATTGAGCGCTGCTGAAGAAAATGTTGAAGTTCATGAAGGGGGCAGTATAGTTTTAAAATGCTCTGCTGATGGGAACCCAGCCCCCACGTATGAGTGGAAATACCCCAAAGCTGATAATGTACAGGAGATAACGAAGGATGGAGTGTCTACTGTAAATATCACAAGAGCCTCGTCTAGCAATGCCAGGGTTTATGAATGCCATGCTAAAAACACATATGGGGTCGCAATGAAGAACATCACTCTTAATGTTTCCAGCGATTCAGCGCAGTGGG GAAGAAGCCATTGGACTGGGATTATTGGAGTTGTGATTGTGGCTACTTCAGTGATAGTATTTATCTGA
- the LOC117402011 gene encoding vascular cell adhesion protein 1-like isoform X4, translating into MEPGNLITCVLALLFSTTESVSSAVCDVNIDPSRVVVRFGDPVTVNCSTTREDVLGAGWESSVNPVNEPNSKIAVWNVSSLTVWDAEPKCFINYMNEPRQCVEKLDLVIYKYPESVSLIAPDFMKIGEESNITCQVLDVAPIRYLSVKLYKGDEQLGSRSFTHDSAVFPVNGNVPIPVTPTRADNGAEYTCVAELQLGPGGPKPNPAKLSPPLKIPVFYKPSLLSAAEENVEVRDGGSIVLKCSADGSPAPTYEWKYPKADNVQEITKDGVSTVNITRASSSNARVYECHAKNIYGVAMKNITLTVKGRSHWIGIGVLSVAVIAVIVLIYRRIKA; encoded by the exons ATGGAACCTGGAAATCTCATTACCTGTGTTTTAGCTCTTCTGTTTTCTACTACAGAAA GTGTCTCTTCTGCTGTCTGTGATGTGAATATTGACCCCTCTAGAGTCGTGGTGAGATTTGGAGACCCAGTGACTGTCAACTGCTCCACAACACGTGAAGATGTATTGGGGGCTGGCTGGGAGTCTTCTGTTAACCCTGTGAATGAACCGAATAGTAAAATAGCAGTTTGGAATGTCAGCAGCCTCACTGTTTGGGATGCAGAGCCAAAATGCTTTATAAACTACATGAATGAACCCCGTCAGTGTGTAGAAAAACTGGATTTGGTTATTTACA AGTATCCAGAAAGCGTCTCCCTCATTGCTCCTGACTTTATGAAGATCGGTGAAGAATCTAATATAACGTGCCAGGTCCTAGATGTGGCTCCTATCAGATATCTCAGTGTGAAGCTGTATAAGGGAGATGAACAGCTTGGGAGTAGAAGCTTTACTCATGACTCAGCAGTGTTTCCTGTGAATGGAAACGTCCCCATTCCAGTGACACCAACCAGAGCAGACAATGGAGCGGAGTACACTTGTGTGGCAGAGCTTCAATTGGGACCCGGAGGACCGAAACCAAATCCAGCAAAACTCTCTCCTCCCTTGAAAATACCAGTATTTT acaAGCCCAGTCTATTGAGCGCTGCTGAAGAAAATGTTGAAGTTCGTGATGGGGGCAGTATAGTTTTAAAATGCTCCGCTGATGGGAGCCCAGCCCCCACGTATGAGTGGAAATACCCCAAAGCTGATAATGTACAGGAGATAACGAAGGATGGAGTGTCTACTGTAAACATCACAAGAGCCTCGTCTAGCAATGCCAGGGTTTATGAATGCCATGCTAAAAACATATATGGGGTCGCAATGAAGAACATCACTCTTACAGTCAAAG GAAGAAGCCATTGGATTGGGATTGGAGTTTTGTCTGTGGCTGTAATAGCAGTAATAGTATTGATATACAGACGAATAAAGGCCTGA
- the LOC117402011 gene encoding vascular cell adhesion protein 1-like isoform X3: MEVRPLHILSVSLLLVSITTSGVSSAVCDVNIDPSRVVVRFGDPVTVNCSTTREDVLGAGWESSVNPVNEPNSKIAVWNVSSLTVWDAEPKCFINYMNEPRQCVEKLDLVIYKYPESVSLIAPDFMKIGEESNITCQVLDVAPIRYLSVKLYKGDEQLGSRSFTHDSAVFPVNGNVPIPVTPTRADNGAEYTCVAELQLGPGGPKPNPAKLSPPLKIPVFYKPSLLSAAEENVEVRDGGSIVLKCSADGSPAPTYEWKYPKADNVQEITKDGVSTVNITRASSSNARVYECHAKNIYGVAMKNITLTVKGRSHWIGIGVLSVAVIAVIVLIYRRIKA; encoded by the exons GTGTCTCTTCTGCTGTCTGTGATGTGAATATTGACCCCTCTAGAGTCGTGGTGAGATTTGGAGACCCAGTGACTGTCAACTGCTCCACAACACGTGAAGATGTATTGGGGGCTGGCTGGGAGTCTTCTGTTAACCCTGTGAATGAACCGAATAGTAAAATAGCAGTTTGGAATGTCAGCAGCCTCACTGTTTGGGATGCAGAGCCAAAATGCTTTATAAACTACATGAATGAACCCCGTCAGTGTGTAGAAAAACTGGATTTGGTTATTTACA AGTATCCAGAAAGCGTCTCCCTCATTGCTCCTGACTTTATGAAGATCGGTGAAGAATCTAATATAACGTGCCAGGTCCTAGATGTGGCTCCTATCAGATATCTCAGTGTGAAGCTGTATAAGGGAGATGAACAGCTTGGGAGTAGAAGCTTTACTCATGACTCAGCAGTGTTTCCTGTGAATGGAAACGTCCCCATTCCAGTGACACCAACCAGAGCAGACAATGGAGCGGAGTACACTTGTGTGGCAGAGCTTCAATTGGGACCCGGAGGACCGAAACCAAATCCAGCAAAACTCTCTCCTCCCTTGAAAATACCAGTATTTT acaAGCCCAGTCTATTGAGCGCTGCTGAAGAAAATGTTGAAGTTCGTGATGGGGGCAGTATAGTTTTAAAATGCTCCGCTGATGGGAGCCCAGCCCCCACGTATGAGTGGAAATACCCCAAAGCTGATAATGTACAGGAGATAACGAAGGATGGAGTGTCTACTGTAAACATCACAAGAGCCTCGTCTAGCAATGCCAGGGTTTATGAATGCCATGCTAAAAACATATATGGGGTCGCAATGAAGAACATCACTCTTACAGTCAAAG GAAGAAGCCATTGGATTGGGATTGGAGTTTTGTCTGTGGCTGTAATAGCAGTAATAGTATTGATATACAGACGAATAAAGGCCTGA